One Thiocapsa sp. genomic window carries:
- the lptD gene encoding LPS assembly protein LptD — MRLVSLAIILCAVAATAGADDRPAAETTGAAESAARPIPGPEPTGDPVGRADGQPDGPTDVGIADPNASTSSIATVAVPVTLPPLQPLIPDPQGGVLQELDRRDPQGDSDDALPLLGSPVDPEADAPAVEFAPRALEVADAWDPRLHADLPWEFCGPRSGAAGFTGPSAPAGSEGIPVEIIADRVDYDRKTEVIQLRGGVDVVQADQRLVADLSTYDRRSGRLDASGDVFLETPGLRIQGDKADYNVLTRQGTIGAARYRLSGGANLLGTAEEAEILSEQQSRYRNITYTTCPPGNADWSIKARDLKLDQESGMGYAHHARIRIGKIPVLYTPYIFFPIDDRRRSGVLIPSFGSSNTTGTDISIPYYWNIAPNIDATITPRIMSTRGLMLGTQLRYLDRFQQVEINAEVLPEDRRATELGTRGALRIEQTGRLGPRWSSAIDFASVSDDQYLQDFGNRLDATSLRNLVQRGDIYYAGKGWRALTRVQQFQTIDAAIPPANRPYGQMPHVELDYDPQRWNDLIEYSLKGQYDFFDHGSRVHGNRLVAVPTLRMPMRRSFGHLIPRARLYYTGYDLLEQAEGLPSRQSYAIPSFDLDGTLVFERDTAWFGTQTLQTLEPRIYYVLTSFEDQSNAPLFDTTPLDFSFASLFRPNRFTGYDRIGDENRLTLGLTSRTIANQTGQELFRASVGQIYFFEDRRVQLTGNAVEDDVQSSVAGEFAARISDDWSARASLQWNPDDTEAPWEKRVLQLRYAPSKDTRLNLAYRFNFGDQPDLRYEDTDISLQVPIGPQVKLVGRWLYSMLYDETVEAFAGIELGRCCWRLRVLGQHLQTGNDSGNTSLMLQVELAGLGSFGNQIDTLLERGIYGYHTD, encoded by the coding sequence GTGCGCCTCGTTTCACTGGCCATCATCCTCTGTGCCGTCGCCGCGACCGCGGGCGCCGACGACCGCCCGGCGGCCGAGACGACCGGCGCCGCGGAGTCCGCTGCACGCCCGATCCCGGGTCCCGAACCGACAGGCGATCCGGTCGGTCGCGCCGACGGCCAGCCCGATGGTCCGACCGATGTCGGGATCGCGGATCCGAATGCCTCGACATCGAGCATCGCAACCGTCGCCGTTCCCGTCACCCTGCCGCCGCTGCAACCTCTGATACCGGATCCTCAGGGCGGCGTGCTGCAGGAGCTCGATCGCCGGGACCCACAGGGCGACTCGGATGACGCACTGCCGCTGCTCGGGTCTCCCGTGGACCCGGAGGCAGATGCGCCGGCCGTCGAATTCGCACCGCGCGCACTCGAGGTGGCGGATGCCTGGGATCCGCGACTGCACGCCGATCTCCCCTGGGAGTTTTGTGGACCGCGCTCCGGCGCGGCCGGGTTCACCGGCCCGTCGGCCCCGGCTGGCTCGGAAGGCATTCCGGTCGAGATCATCGCCGATCGTGTCGACTACGACCGCAAGACCGAGGTCATTCAGTTGCGCGGCGGCGTGGATGTCGTGCAGGCCGATCAACGTTTGGTCGCCGATCTGTCGACCTACGACCGGCGCAGCGGTCGGCTCGACGCGAGCGGAGATGTCTTCCTCGAAACGCCAGGACTGCGCATCCAAGGGGACAAAGCCGATTACAACGTGCTGACCCGGCAGGGCACGATCGGCGCGGCGCGCTACCGTCTCTCCGGCGGGGCCAATCTGCTCGGCACCGCCGAAGAGGCCGAGATCCTCTCCGAGCAGCAGAGCCGCTATCGCAACATCACCTACACCACCTGCCCGCCCGGCAATGCGGACTGGTCGATCAAGGCGCGCGATCTCAAGCTCGACCAGGAAAGCGGGATGGGCTACGCCCACCACGCCCGCATCCGCATCGGCAAGATCCCGGTGCTCTACACACCCTACATCTTCTTCCCGATCGACGATCGGCGTCGCAGCGGCGTTCTGATCCCGAGCTTCGGATCGTCCAACACGACCGGCACCGACATCAGCATCCCCTACTACTGGAACATCGCCCCGAACATCGACGCGACCATCACCCCGCGCATCATGAGCACGCGCGGCCTGATGCTGGGCACCCAGCTGCGCTACCTCGATCGCTTTCAGCAGGTGGAGATCAACGCGGAGGTCCTGCCCGAGGACCGTCGGGCCACCGAGCTCGGCACACGCGGCGCGTTGCGCATCGAGCAAACGGGGCGGCTCGGCCCGCGCTGGTCGAGCGCAATCGATTTCGCATCGGTCTCGGATGATCAGTATCTGCAGGATTTCGGCAATCGCCTGGACGCCACGAGCCTGCGCAACCTGGTACAGCGCGGCGACATCTACTACGCCGGCAAGGGCTGGCGTGCGCTCACCCGCGTACAGCAGTTTCAGACCATCGACGCCGCAATCCCGCCCGCGAATCGCCCATACGGTCAGATGCCGCACGTCGAGCTGGACTATGACCCGCAACGCTGGAACGACCTGATCGAATACAGCCTCAAGGGTCAGTACGACTTCTTCGACCACGGCAGCCGGGTCCACGGCAATCGACTGGTCGCGGTCCCGACCCTGCGCATGCCGATGCGTCGCAGCTTCGGACACCTCATCCCGCGGGCCCGTCTTTACTACACGGGCTACGATTTGCTCGAGCAGGCCGAGGGCCTGCCGTCGCGCCAATCCTACGCGATCCCGAGCTTCGACCTGGACGGCACCCTGGTCTTCGAGCGCGACACCGCCTGGTTCGGCACGCAGACGCTGCAGACCCTTGAGCCGCGGATTTACTATGTGCTGACATCGTTCGAGGACCAGTCCAACGCACCCTTGTTCGACACCACCCCGCTGGATTTCTCCTTCGCCAGCCTGTTTCGCCCGAACCGCTTCACGGGTTACGACCGGATCGGCGACGAAAACCGGCTCACCTTGGGCCTGACCTCGCGCACCATCGCCAATCAGACCGGACAGGAGCTCTTTCGGGCGAGCGTCGGTCAGATCTATTTCTTCGAGGATCGGCGCGTTCAGTTGACCGGCAACGCGGTGGAGGACGACGTCCAATCCTCCGTCGCCGGTGAATTCGCCGCCCGCATCAGCGACGATTGGAGCGCGCGAGCGAGCCTGCAATGGAACCCCGACGACACCGAAGCACCTTGGGAAAAACGGGTCCTGCAGCTGAGATATGCGCCGAGCAAAGACACTCGGCTGAACCTCGCCTACCGCTTCAACTTCGGCGACCAGCCCGATCTGCGCTACGAGGACACCGACATCTCGCTGCAGGTGCCGATCGGTCCACAGGTGAAGCTCGTCGGACGCTGGCTCTACTCGATGCTCTACGACGAGACGGTCGAGGCCTTTGCCGGTATCGAGCTCGGCCGCTGCTGCTGGCGTCTGCGGGTGCTCGGCCAACATCTGCAGACCGGCAACGACAGCGGCAACACCAGCCTGATGCTGCAGGTCGAGCTTGCCGGACTCGGCTCATTCGGAAACCAGATCGACACACTCTTGGAACGAGGCATCTATGGTTATCACACGGACTAG
- a CDS encoding phosphotransferase, with the protein MRRWAAGILGSEDFALAPASSDASFRRYWRLFHGGTTRVLMDAPPDLEDCGRFADLSRRFRAIGLNTPEIHAENRADGFLMLTDFGHRVYLGELTEDTADRLYGDALGALAVIQAFGPTDGLPSYDEAFLRRELGLFREWFLTSLPGFVLSPEESVVLACVEDRLVASALEQPRVCVHRDYHSRNLMLTEAGNPGILDFQDAVVGPVTYDLVSLLRDCYIAWPAERVTHWASGYFHLARQSGVLREDDPGRFLRWLDLMGVQRHLKACGIFARLHRRDGKPHYLADVPRTLGYVREVSGRYPELDGLSRLLDTRVLPSLNALVAAASTAGS; encoded by the coding sequence ATGCGACGCTGGGCGGCGGGGATCTTGGGGTCGGAGGACTTCGCGCTCGCGCCCGCCTCGTCGGACGCGAGTTTCCGTCGTTATTGGCGGCTCTTTCATGGCGGTACCACGCGGGTGCTGATGGATGCGCCCCCGGACCTCGAGGACTGCGGACGCTTCGCCGATCTGTCGCGACGGTTTCGCGCGATCGGCCTCAACACGCCGGAGATCCATGCGGAGAATCGCGCCGACGGTTTTCTCATGCTCACCGATTTCGGTCATCGGGTGTACCTCGGCGAGCTGACCGAGGACACGGCCGACCGGCTCTACGGCGACGCGCTGGGCGCCTTGGCGGTTATCCAGGCGTTCGGTCCGACGGATGGCCTGCCGAGCTACGACGAGGCCTTCTTGCGTCGGGAGCTGGGTCTGTTTCGCGAGTGGTTTCTGACGTCGCTGCCGGGTTTCGTGCTCTCGCCGGAAGAATCCGTTGTGCTCGCGTGCGTGGAGGATCGGCTCGTGGCGAGCGCCCTGGAGCAGCCGCGGGTCTGCGTTCATCGCGACTATCACTCGCGCAATCTGATGCTGACCGAGGCGGGCAACCCCGGCATCCTCGATTTTCAAGACGCTGTGGTGGGGCCCGTCACCTACGACCTGGTCTCGCTCCTGCGTGACTGCTACATCGCCTGGCCGGCCGAGCGGGTGACCCATTGGGCCTCGGGCTATTTCCACCTCGCCCGTCAGAGCGGTGTGCTTCGAGAGGACGATCCGGGGCGTTTTCTGCGCTGGCTCGACCTCATGGGGGTGCAGCGGCACCTGAAGGCCTGCGGAATCTTTGCGCGGCTGCATCGGCGCGACGGCAAACCGCACTATCTCGCGGATGTCCCGCGTACCCTCGGCTATGTGCGCGAGGTGTCGGGCCGTTATCCCGAGCTCGACGGCCTATCGCGTCTCCTGGATACGCGTGTGCTGCCGTCGTTGAATGCCCTGGTCGCGGCGGCATCGACCGCCGGGAGCTGA
- a CDS encoding trypsin-like peptidase domain-containing protein → MTAVIGGASGSALTLLLAPPGSDAAPHHATADATPSLRDDLPTFARAVSRVAPAVVSIFATQTESGPPRPTVPTYPGLHHGPPGAAASRTGLGSGVILSPDGLILTNRHVVQDADRIRAVLADGRSLTLTLVGVDADTDLAVLKADAQGLPTAPIGDSRTLRVGDLALAIGNPFGVGQTVTMGIVGATGRGELGITSIESFIQTDAAINPGNSGGALVNAQGELIGINTAIFTETGTAQGIGFAIPAEIAIDVAQALASQGQVTRGWIGLSGRSVTPELAESFGLRSVRGVLVSSTLRDSPAAQAGLRPGDVVTRIDDRDVATVQDLLDAVAGAGPHAALSLEVWRGSERILTRATTDTRPPPAE, encoded by the coding sequence ATGACGGCCGTCATCGGCGGAGCTTCGGGTTCGGCACTGACGCTCTTGCTGGCCCCGCCGGGATCGGACGCGGCGCCGCACCACGCCACCGCGGACGCGACGCCGTCCCTGCGCGACGACCTGCCGACCTTCGCCCGGGCGGTGTCGCGCGTCGCGCCGGCCGTCGTGAGCATCTTCGCGACACAGACCGAGTCCGGGCCGCCGCGACCGACCGTCCCGACCTATCCGGGACTCCACCATGGACCGCCCGGGGCAGCCGCCTCCCGCACCGGACTGGGCTCGGGGGTGATCCTGTCGCCCGACGGCCTCATCCTGACCAACCGCCATGTCGTCCAGGACGCCGATCGCATCCGCGCCGTGCTTGCCGACGGGCGCTCGCTTACGCTCACGCTCGTCGGGGTCGATGCGGATACCGACCTCGCCGTTCTCAAGGCCGATGCGCAGGGGCTGCCCACGGCGCCGATCGGAGACTCCCGGACACTGCGCGTCGGCGACCTGGCGCTGGCGATCGGCAATCCGTTCGGGGTCGGCCAGACCGTCACCATGGGAATCGTCGGCGCGACCGGGCGCGGCGAGCTGGGCATCACCAGTATCGAGAGCTTCATCCAGACCGATGCCGCCATCAATCCGGGCAATTCGGGCGGCGCACTCGTGAACGCACAAGGCGAGCTCATCGGCATCAACACCGCCATCTTCACCGAGACCGGAACGGCGCAGGGGATCGGTTTCGCCATCCCGGCCGAGATCGCGATCGATGTGGCGCAGGCGCTCGCCTCGCAGGGTCAGGTCACGCGCGGATGGATCGGTCTGAGCGGACGCAGCGTGACCCCGGAGCTGGCCGAGTCGTTCGGGTTGCGCTCGGTGCGCGGGGTGCTGGTCTCCTCGACCCTACGCGACAGTCCGGCGGCGCAGGCCGGTCTGCGCCCGGGTGACGTGGTGACCCGGATCGACGACCGGGACGTCGCCACGGTGCAGGATCTCCTCGACGCGGTCGCCGGCGCCGGTCCGCATGCCGCCTTGAGCCTGGAGGTCTGGCGCGGCAGCGAGCGCATCCTGACCCGCGCCACCACAGACACCCGCCCACCGCCGGCGGAGTGA
- a CDS encoding Nif3-like dinuclear metal center hexameric protein has protein sequence MVDPYALVAYCDRFLAAGDFDDYAPNGLQLEGERPIMRLASGVTASDALIEAAMAWGADGILVHHGWFWKNEAPCLVGMKGRRARRLFKAGASLIAYHLPLDAHPQVGNNATLAAHLGWVDAEPVVERRGVLWSGRLSFGCSPEALAARVSERLERPATLIAAGRERIERIAWCTGGGQGYIEQAAALGVDAYVSGEISEQTVHAARELGIAFVAAGHHATERYGVQALGEHLAERFGLEHRFIEIDNPA, from the coding sequence ATGGTCGATCCTTACGCATTGGTCGCCTACTGCGATCGTTTTCTCGCCGCCGGTGATTTCGACGACTACGCGCCGAACGGCTTGCAGCTCGAAGGCGAGCGTCCGATCATGCGCTTGGCCAGCGGCGTGACGGCGAGCGATGCCTTGATCGAGGCCGCGATGGCATGGGGTGCGGACGGGATTCTGGTCCACCACGGGTGGTTCTGGAAGAACGAAGCCCCCTGTCTCGTCGGGATGAAGGGCCGGCGCGCAAGGCGATTATTCAAGGCCGGGGCCAGCCTGATCGCGTATCATCTTCCGCTCGACGCCCATCCGCAGGTGGGCAACAACGCAACCTTGGCTGCGCACCTCGGATGGGTCGATGCCGAGCCCGTCGTGGAGCGCCGAGGAGTCTTGTGGTCGGGGCGTTTAAGCTTCGGATGCTCGCCGGAGGCCCTCGCTGCTCGGGTCTCGGAGCGCTTGGAACGCCCTGCGACCCTGATCGCCGCAGGCCGCGAGCGGATCGAGCGGATCGCCTGGTGTACCGGCGGCGGGCAGGGTTACATCGAGCAGGCTGCCGCGCTCGGCGTCGATGCCTACGTGAGCGGAGAGATCTCGGAGCAGACGGTGCACGCCGCGCGTGAGCTCGGGATCGCTTTCGTTGCGGCCGGGCATCATGCGACCGAGCGTTACGGGGTTCAGGCCTTGGGCGAGCACCTTGCAGAACGGTTCGGGTTGGAGCATCGGTTCATCGAGATCGATAATCCGGCCTAG
- the petA gene encoding ubiquinol-cytochrome c reductase iron-sulfur subunit has translation MSAQGVNKTRRRVLVAATSVVGAVGAGFALVPFIASMNPSAKARAAGAPVEADISQLEPGAILRVKWRGKPVWVVSRTPEMLEALPTLDGQMVDPASAVPQQPENCQNATRSIKEQYFVVIGICTHLGCSPTFRPEFSAEDLGADWRGGFFCPCHGSKFDLAGRVYKGVPAPTNLVIPVHTYINDTTILVGEDRGAA, from the coding sequence ATGAGCGCACAAGGCGTGAACAAAACCAGGCGGCGTGTGCTTGTCGCCGCGACCAGCGTGGTCGGAGCCGTCGGAGCCGGCTTCGCCCTCGTCCCATTTATTGCGTCGATGAACCCGAGTGCCAAGGCGCGTGCCGCGGGTGCGCCGGTCGAGGCCGACATCAGTCAGCTGGAACCGGGCGCGATTCTGCGCGTCAAATGGCGCGGCAAACCGGTCTGGGTCGTGAGCCGCACACCGGAAATGCTCGAGGCCCTGCCGACACTGGACGGCCAAATGGTCGATCCGGCATCCGCAGTGCCGCAGCAGCCCGAGAACTGTCAGAACGCGACGCGCTCCATCAAGGAGCAATACTTCGTCGTGATCGGAATCTGTACGCATTTAGGCTGCTCTCCGACCTTTCGGCCGGAATTTTCCGCCGAAGATCTCGGTGCGGATTGGCGTGGCGGCTTCTTCTGTCCCTGCCACGGCTCCAAGTTCGATCTCGCCGGCCGGGTGTACAAGGGTGTTCCGGCCCCTACAAATCTGGTGATTCCCGTGCATACCTACATCAATGACACCACCATTTTGGTCGGTGAGGATCGAGGAGCGGCTTGA
- a CDS encoding cytochrome b N-terminal domain-containing protein, with protein sequence MSAEKSENLSWIDKRFPLTETWKAHLSEYYAPKNLNFWSFFGSLAILTLVIQIVSGLWLAMSYKPSAMDAFASVEYIMRDVEWGWLIRYIHSTGASAFFIVIYLHMFRALLWGSYRKPRELLWIIGVVIYLAMMATAFFGYLLPWGQMSFWGAQVIVNLFAAVPVVGEELAVWVRGDYVISDTTLNRFFAFHFLLPFVLAALVFLHIVALHHVGSNNPDGVEIKDGPKGNRWSDKAPADGIPFHPYYTVKDLVGVVVFLAIFSLIVFYAPTMGGLFIEAPNFQPANPFQTPEHIAPVWYFTPYYAMLRAVPPMYGSQFPGVVVMFAAILILFVLPWLDRSKVKSMRYKGPIFKFMTGLFAISFIVLAWLGLQPVDPFLTLLSQIFTSIYFAYFLLMPIYSSIDKTKPVPERVTS encoded by the coding sequence ATGAGCGCAGAAAAGTCCGAGAACCTCAGCTGGATCGATAAGCGATTTCCGCTGACGGAGACCTGGAAGGCACACCTTTCCGAGTATTACGCCCCGAAGAACCTCAACTTCTGGTCGTTTTTCGGCTCGCTGGCGATCTTGACGCTGGTGATCCAGATCGTCTCCGGCCTCTGGTTGGCGATGAGCTACAAGCCGTCGGCCATGGATGCCTTCGCGTCGGTCGAGTACATCATGCGCGACGTCGAGTGGGGGTGGCTGATCCGCTACATCCATTCCACCGGCGCATCCGCCTTCTTTATCGTCATCTACCTGCATATGTTCCGTGCCTTGCTGTGGGGCTCCTACCGCAAGCCGCGCGAGCTGCTCTGGATCATCGGTGTCGTGATCTATCTGGCGATGATGGCGACCGCCTTCTTCGGCTATCTGCTGCCCTGGGGACAGATGTCGTTCTGGGGTGCGCAGGTCATCGTGAATCTGTTTGCGGCGGTTCCGGTCGTCGGCGAGGAGCTTGCGGTCTGGGTGCGTGGGGACTATGTCATCTCGGATACGACCCTCAATCGCTTCTTCGCCTTCCACTTCCTCTTGCCGTTCGTGTTGGCGGCCCTGGTCTTCCTGCACATCGTCGCACTCCACCACGTCGGCTCCAACAACCCGGACGGCGTCGAGATCAAGGACGGGCCGAAGGGAAATCGCTGGAGCGACAAGGCGCCGGCGGACGGAATCCCCTTCCATCCGTATTACACGGTGAAGGATCTGGTCGGCGTGGTCGTGTTCCTCGCCATCTTCTCGTTGATCGTTTTTTACGCCCCGACCATGGGCGGACTCTTCATCGAGGCGCCGAACTTCCAGCCGGCCAACCCCTTCCAGACCCCCGAGCATATCGCTCCGGTGTGGTATTTCACGCCCTACTACGCGATGTTGCGGGCGGTGCCGCCGATGTACGGGTCGCAGTTCCCTGGCGTGGTCGTGATGTTCGCGGCGATCTTGATCCTCTTCGTGCTGCCGTGGCTCGACCGCAGCAAGGTCAAGTCGATGCGCTACAAGGGGCCGATCTTCAAGTTCATGACGGGGCTGTTCGCGATCTCCTTCATCGTCCTGGCGTGGCTCGGACTGCAACCGGTCGATCCCTTCCTGACCCTGTTGTCGCAGATCTTCACGTCCATCTACTTCGCCTACTTCCTGCTGATGCCGATCTACAGCTCGATCGACAAGACCAAGCCCGTTCCGGAGAGGGTGACCTCATGA
- a CDS encoding cytochrome c1: MRKLIIATLALLLLPAVGFAAGGHVKLEKANIDLNDQASLQRGAKYYVNYCMACHSLGHMRYSRMADDLGIDDKSLRENLLFGDAQPTDMMVNSMRPADGEVWFGTAVPDLTLVTRWRSPDWVYTYLKSYYADPARPYGVNNVIFPLVGMPHVLGDLQGVQEAIVEEHAGHEPTIAGLQLTQPGGLAPEQYDNVVRDITAFLAYAGEPSQMERRRMGIYVLLFFGLFFIVAFALKKEYWKDVH; this comes from the coding sequence ATGAGAAAGCTGATCATCGCCACGCTGGCGTTGCTCCTCCTGCCCGCCGTCGGCTTCGCCGCCGGTGGCCACGTCAAGTTGGAGAAAGCCAATATCGATCTGAACGATCAGGCTTCACTGCAGCGCGGGGCCAAGTATTACGTCAACTATTGCATGGCCTGTCATTCGCTCGGTCACATGCGTTACTCGCGCATGGCGGACGATCTGGGAATCGACGACAAGTCGCTGCGCGAGAATCTCTTGTTCGGCGATGCCCAGCCGACCGATATGATGGTCAACTCGATGCGTCCTGCCGACGGCGAGGTCTGGTTCGGCACGGCGGTGCCGGATCTCACGTTGGTGACGCGCTGGCGCAGCCCGGACTGGGTCTATACCTACCTGAAAAGCTACTACGCGGATCCCGCTCGGCCTTACGGCGTGAACAACGTGATCTTCCCCTTGGTGGGTATGCCTCACGTGCTCGGTGATCTGCAGGGCGTGCAGGAAGCGATCGTCGAAGAGCATGCCGGACACGAGCCGACCATCGCCGGCCTGCAGTTGACGCAGCCCGGAGGTCTGGCTCCCGAGCAGTACGACAACGTGGTGCGCGACATCACCGCGTTCCTCGCCTACGCCGGCGAGCCGAGCCAAATGGAGCGGCGCAGGATGGGTATCTATGTCCTGCTGTTCTTCGGCCTCTTCTTCATCGTGGCCTTTGCGCTGAAGAAGGAATACTGGAAAGACGTCCACTAG